From the genome of Labrus bergylta chromosome 12, fLabBer1.1, whole genome shotgun sequence, one region includes:
- the LOC109993168 gene encoding taste receptor type 1 member 1-like, producing MHALTFVCVLELLHALPQCTIHASEFNLEGDYLMGGIFDVHHVLDPAYNDRPEAIDCTSESFDPTSYRRFQLMRFSIEEINNSTNLLPNVSLGYEIFDHCSNTLNFPGLFKLLSVNGLIQPWSEPIKNLSKVPNVIAVVGPYTSTDITTVAPLFMVDLIPMVSYGAGSSFFSEKAKFPSFLRTVFSNTAIIDVIVNIIQHFNWRWVAFLNTDNDFGINGLDIFIKRIKDTEICLAYTKSINYQTNYSQMFKQIEAQRINVIIVVFVPRKTAEDLVMSAIKLNITNKVWIAGDTWSLNKWLPKEEGIQHIGTVLGISQPVVSIPGFSDFIYSTKSKTHCDSEPIINTEESTFCNQFCNCSGLSAETVISVDPSYSFSVYSAVYAIAHALHKALQCGSDSCNRNTTLYPHMVLAELKKLKFTLLNQSIEFDEYGDPKFGSYSIVFWNNSGDAEEIGFHKFQTPVNFFINSSRIQWYTKGEVPSALCSPECAAGYAKMQNGIHKCCFNCEICLNGTYINMTEDPYKCINCTYTEWSEPGSTSCNLRSVEYIPFTDIGAVLIMFGAVALVGLSLAMSVLFAINYNTPVVRSAGGPMCFLILGCLSLCSLSVFFYFGTPTTSSCILRFLPFLLFYTVCLASFVVRSFQIVCIFKMAAKFPKLYSWWMKYHGQWLIITVAFVTQAFLLLFGYFYSPPRPYNETVVYPDKIILSCEIDLDATSISVILLVFLCFLCFIFSYMGKDLPKNYNEAKAITFCLLLLILTWIIFATEYMLYHGKYIQTLNALAVLSSLYCFLLWYFLPKCYIIIFQPHKNTQQHFQGLIQNYTKTMSQ from the exons ATGCATGCTCTTACTTTTGTATGTGTTCTTGAACTTCTACATGCTTTGCCACAATGCACTATCCACGCCTCAGAGTTTAATTTGGAAGGAGATTATCTGATGGGTGGAATTTTTGATGTTCATCATGTCCTCGACCCTGCTTACAATGACAGACCTGAAGCAATCGACTGTACCAG TGAAAGCTTTGATCCTACAAGTTATCGGAGGTTTCAGTTGATGAGATTCTCTATTGAGGAAATTAATAATTCAACCAACCTGCTGCCAAATGTATCTCTTGGCTATGAGATATTTGACCACTGCTCAAATACATTAAACTTCCCAGGACTTTTCAAACTCCTCTCAGTTAATGGCTTGATTCAACCTTGGAGCGAACCAATCAAAAATCTGTCTAAAGTACCCAATGTCATTGCAGTAGTTGGCCCTTATACCAGCACTGACATCACGACTGTAGCACCACTTTTCATGGTGGATCTCATTCCTATG GTCAGTTATGGAGCTGGTAGTTCTTTCTTTTCAGAAAAGGCAAAATTCCCCTCTTTCCTAAGAACAGTATTTTCCAATACAGCCATCATAGACGTGATTGTTAACATCATACAGCACTTCAACTGGCGCTGGGTTGCTTTTCTTAACACTGATAATGATTTTGGCATTAATGGACTGGACATTTTCATAAAGAGGATCAAGGATACTGAGATCTGCCTGGCATACACCAAAAGTATCAACTACCAAACAAATTACTCACAAATGTTCAAACAGATAGAGGCTCAGAGGATCAACGTCATCATTGTTGTTTTCGTTCCAAGGAAAACCGCTGAAGATCTTGTTATGTCAGCCATAAAACTGAATATCACAAACAAGGTGTGGATAGCAGGTGACACTTGGTCCTTAAACAAGTGGCTTCCTAAGGAGGAAGGAATACAACATATTGGAACTGTACTTGGAATTTCTCAACCAGTAGTGTCGATACCTGGATTCAGTGATTTTATCTATTCAACCAAAAGCAAGACTCATTGTGACTCTGAACCGATcatcaacacagaagaaagcaCGTTTTGTAATCAGTTTTGCAACTGCAGTGGCCTGAGTGCAGAGACGGTTATTTCTGTGGACCCATCTTACTCCTTTTCTGTGTATTCTGCTGTGTATGCCATCGCACATGCATTACACAAGGCCTTGCAATGTGGATCCGACAGTTGTAATCGCAATACTACATTGTACCCACACATG GTCCTTGCAGAGCTGAAGAAGCTAAAGTTTACACTTTTAAACCAAAGTATTGAGTTTGATGAGTATGGTGACCCCAAGTTTGGATCCTATTCCATCGTTTTTTGGAATAACAGTGGTGATGCAGAGGAGATCGGCTTTCACAAATTTCAAACTCCAGTCAATTTCTTCATCAACAGCAGTAGAATCCAGTGGTACACAAAGGGAGAA GTACCTTCTGCACTGTGTTCACCAGAATGTGCTGCTGGATATGCTAAAATGCAAAATGGAATCCACAAATGCTGTTTCAACTGTGAAATCTGTCTGAACGGAACTTATATCAACATGACAG AGGATCCCTACAAATGCATCAATTGTACATACACAGAATGGTCTGAACCAGGAAGTACATCATGCAATCTGCGGTCAGTGGAGTACATCCCATTCACAGACATCGGAGCTGTACTGATCATGTTCGGGGCTGTGGCCTTGGTGGGTCTCTCACTTGCCATGTCTGTTCTCTTTGCCATCAACTACAACACCCCTGTAGTCAGATCTGCTGGTGGACCAATGTGCTTCCTCATTTTAGGCTGCCTCAGTCTGTGTAGTCTAAGTGTGTTCTTTTACTTTGGTACGCCAACAACTTCCTCTTGTATTTTAAGGTTCTTGCCATTCCTTTTGTTCTACACGGTTTGTTTGGCTTCTTTCGTTGTGCGCTCTTTTCAAAttgtttgcattttcaaaatggccGCCAAGTTCCCAAAGCTCTACAGTTGGTGGATGAAGTATCATGGACAATGGCTGATTATCACAGTGGCTTTTGTTACACAGGCATTCTTACTCCTTTTTGGCTATTTTTATTCTCCCCCCAGGCCCTACAATGAAACAGTTGTGTACCCTGACAAAATCATACTTAGTTGTGAAATTGACCTTGACGCAACCTCTATTTCTGTGATTTTACTTGTATTTTTGTGCTTCCTGTGCTTCATTTTCTCCTACATGGGGAAAGACCTCCCAAAAAATTACAATGAGGCCAAAGCGATAACCTTCTGCTTACTCCTGCTTATACTCACCTGGATCATCTTTGCTACTGAATACATGCTTTACCATGGCAAGTACATCCAAACTCTTAATGCTTTGGCAGTTCTCTCCAGCCTTTACTGCTTCCTGTTGTGGTATTTCCTCCCAAAATGTTATATCATTATTTTTCAaccacacaaaaatacacagcAGCATTTCCAAGGTCTCATTCAGAATTATACAAAAACAATGAGTCAGTAA